The Lytechinus pictus isolate F3 Inbred chromosome 5, Lp3.0, whole genome shotgun sequence DNA segment ATGATATCTTATCTGTTCTGAGGTCAGAAAGTCAGGCTTctcaatgtaggcctactagtatgactatgtttctttttattatcattaatattgctatcattattatcattatccatTTCTGTCTATGAAGAGTAGTCATTCAATGAAAGTTGGCTATTAACATATCCAACATCTTGAAACCAACCATTTCAATAAATTGTCAAAGCATTATGGTCATTAATCAAGCCAAAATGGGCTTGAATAATGTCTAAAATTATTGTtagtttcgggggggggggggtgaatgaaAAGAATTTAGTTAGAATGTTGAATCTTATAAGAAGATTTGAAGGTTTTTCCCTCTTCATCTGagtaaaatcaaacatacaaaggTTCATTTAAAATTAGCCTAGAGTCATGTTTGTTTCAGACTGCATTTGGATGGGGGATTTTCATTCTTTCCCCTGTATGCCACTGTTCATTTCAGAGTGCCTTGAGCATTCAATTGAAATGGAATGATACTATAAAGTATTCAtgtatcattatcaccaccactatcTCAACATCTCAACTATCCTCTAAGACAAACAGAGCAACCTTAAAGTATTTTTAAATCTGCCTTTTAATGACAGATATTAAATACTCATTCTCTTCTTGTTTCTTTGTCTTCAACATTTAATCTAATGGAAAATTGTATTCATctttcattatcatcttcatcatcatcatcagtaagTGTATGCCAGTGAGATTCAAACGTATTCTTACAGTACATCATcagtccatttttttttcatttatttcaattttttcctttttttttcatttcatctatctattcattttattttttattctttgtggGAAGGGGGGTCTGTTTGTATTGTACTCCTTGAGGGCAGCCTTAGACTTGGCCTTGTACTTCTAATCTTTGGCAGTGGCCTGGACGTCTTCACCTTGATGTTGTCCTTAGGGGCAGGTCGTCTGAATTAGTCGGGCAAGTATGGGgaatatttcagaaaaaaaggtAAGTAAATAGATCATCTATTATTTCTAATAAAAGCTCCTAAAATGATTGTGTAGCCTTGGTCTGAAATAAGGTCTTCCTTGGACTAGACCTAGGCCTTATCCCTAGCACCAGATGGTCTGGCCTTGTTGTAGGCTTCCAGCTTTAGGCACAAAACTGGTCCCTGTTAATATCTAAAATATCACATTTCTCATTCAAAATTAGAAGTCCCCATGGTATATCAACATCTTCAGTAGATAAACAATTACTCACCCCTGGTGCAACTCACAGACTAGGAAGGCGGTTCAACAAATATTTAATTACTTACATGAGACTTCATATCAAACTTTTAAGTCCAGTACTGGCATACATTTATCGCTCAGCCCAATTGACAAAATCATTCTGTTTTgtgttatttatatatttatatttaatataatatcttgtgaaatgtattttattgtgatttttatacggtaaataaaaccaaaccaaaccacaaaaaaaaaattctatttattcattttttcctgcTAAACATAGCTTTATGACGAAACtcaaatatattgcccacaTTGGGTTCTTGTGTAAATTTAAGTTCAATGCTTCTTTCCTACAATTGACATATTTTAATATGATCATAACGatatcaaacaaaacaaaaaatccaaTTAATATCAGTATCATTTCTCGTCGCTGACAAACAAAGTAATTTCCTTAGGCAAACCAGCCAATTTTGGTTAGGTAACTGAAGAAGGGGATTTAGCGAATGTAATTACTACTACTTACAAACACCAGTCACCTAAATCAAGTAAACAACTTGCTTCTAGCACAGAAGGACTCGTCGTATCTGAAGAAAACCTAGATGCATCCAAAAATAGCACAAGTAAGCTCAATAATCTACTGATGAGGAATCCCAAGAAATCCGCTCTATATGCAGAATAAAACAAGAACTCCATAAATCTTTCTTATTGACCTGCATGATAGTAGGAGGATGTAacatcagctcttttttaattATACAGAGAGAGGTTTGAAGTAAATATGTTGATGGTTTCTACTCCCCCAGGTTTACTCCCCTAGGTAAAAGATTGTTGAATTACATAGGATATTCTTCATGGCAGACACACAGGTGGATATCGATATAAGACTTTTGTGAAAttgtaatgaaatttcatatttggaaatgaatgtgaaaaataatataattttttttttcttgaaaaattctAAAGAATCGTGAGTGGAATACCAGGGGAGCATCTCATCAATATTTGTCATCCGACaagctgtcagatctgacaactttccttgattttgaatgGCTGTGAGATGCCTGAGAAGCTCAGTTCCTCTGGAAGCAGTCGGATAAGTAAGTTCTTTTAAGAAACGCTTCCCAGATCTTCAGAGCACTTTCGTGCCAATCTTCTCTTTGCAACCAGTGACACTGTCTATTAACTCCATATTATGcctatttcattttgatttgtagcataaataaatatgaattcaaatgcattgaattatttttcaataacaCAATATGGCTCCAATAAGCAGATGATTGTTGTAATGGCATTTTCTGGAACTGCGATTGACATTGCAAAGTCTCTCTCTACAATGGGCCCCAGACCTGAATAAAAGACATGCTAGTCCTCAGGGTAGCaaataatgtttgtttttaggggctatttcattcattttaagtGCTTCTTTGAAGGCGTAACGAGAGAATTATGCAGCATAGACAAATATTATTAGTCTGccatattgattttctaaataatcttgtttgtgacagatattgGGGCGACTATATAAGAATGGTCGCCACAAAGATGCATTTTACGGTAATTTTAGGGGCGATTTGGACTTTCATGAGGGCAAAATCGCCCATcgccttcatgtacatgtatattctaaaCTGCTAGTCCTAAATACGACTGGGGCCCATCACAGAAAGCGTTTCGATCAAATGAAACTCCAAAAATCAAACTTGACTAGATTTTTATCCAATCATACGCGCATATTTGGGACTTGCACTCGGTTGCCTGAGTTGCATTCAAACTAAACcctagaggccgttctcattacgctttctaaaactagtataactggaaaccgattcaggaaaccagtttggaagatcgctttgctagcgttcccacttgatcacacaaaagaggttttcaaaatcacttcacgtaaagcgatcttgttgctatggaaacgctctcagtggggtgacacgtttcgcgcgaaatttgaaaccgcagcgtaggcattctacacctgtcgtgtggagtagcgagCTCAACATGTGCGAAGATTGCTTCCCGAGGAACActtgtgtcctcacttatgctaaaaccagtttaacgaggcaaagcttCGACCGCTCTCACTACACAgaaaactagtttccactaaactagtttcccgtaaactagttttaggaaggtagtgagaacggtgtcttagaTACTTAGGTTCAAATCTCAAACATCTCACACTTGATTCATAGGCACAATCCAGTACGTACACTTCGATCCTCTTCACAACATCTTCTTCCAGTACATCCAGTTAATTTACACACATATGGTAATCGAACATTTGCATCTTCAGCACCAGCACTTTGGAATTCTTTTCCCTTAacactaagaagtatatcttcCCTTTCTCAGTTTGAGAGCACTTTAAAGACCCACCTTTTTTATTCCTAATATTATATGTATGCTATATTGTTATTCAACTCTTAAGTTATTGTTGTAGCTCCTGTAGATGGTATAAGTTTAGTTTActatattttattgtaaagTGCATATAGAATAAGTATTAATTATCATGCTCTTAATAAATCtaacattattatcaatatcattatcaacgACATTTGcatcataaaaatatcaaattttcttttggcCAATTCCTTAAACAGCCGCATCCTTTGTGAAAACACATCCACCATATCTGCAAAGTATAAACTATAAAAGATCACTTTCCTTGCACACACacacctttttcttttctttttttcttttctccaaAACTGAAACATAACTGTCAACATTTGATCTTATCCCATGAATAAGGCTACATATAGGACTGTAATATGATAAAACAGCTTCAAGACATTTCATTCTCTCAAACAAGGAATCATGGTTCTCTTGTCCCAAAAGAACCAAATTTCATCTTAAGTCTGCTTCTGGCCACAAAGTTGACATATCAAAACCTCCTGGATAGTAAAAGATCTATCTTTGATCCTACTTTTGGaaatagaaaaacaaatgaTAGTGCTGTACAGTATTCTCAAGTTCGTGACTATCAACAATTTcagaaatcaaatttgaaaaaagtacCCAAAAAGGGAGAACAGGTACTTTACAGGAATATTATGACCACTGTGGCTTTTGACTTTGATATCCCCAAAACTATTCAGATCACGCCACTCCTTCATTTGCCAAGATTGGATATGACTCATCTAGCGTTTATTAGCAATTGCAATTAATGCAACGGGAGAGTGGGATGGACGGATGGAAATCATGAAAACATACTTCATCTAGCAACCTACTATCAACTACAATACAGcgagacatgaaaaaaaaaaacaagccaTCACCTTTGTGCTTGGAATGTACTGCAAGGAATAAAACTACAAATGTCATTGGTATCCTGGAGAAATCAAATGGTACACTGACTAAAATACTCAATCCCAACACGAACACCTGAACCTGTGAGATTTTACCATGATACAGCCAGATTTCAAATCAAGAAGTCTATAAACTTTCTTTTCAAACTTCACCACATAATTATCTTGCTGCTTCACATAAAAACCACATACCGAAAATTTCATAGGCAATGGTAAATACACTTTAATGGTTCTCAGTCTGCAAAACAAACAATCCTCACACGTAGCAAAACGTGCAActataattacatgaataatgAGAGGGATAATGAACGGGGATAGCAAGATCTACTTGTCTTTCTACACAAGGAAAAACAAGTTCTTGATTTTAAAGTATTCCAcattcatatcaattctaaaCCACTGTCAACAGAAacaaacagatagatagagTAAGAGAGACACACCAACAGAGAGACAGgtccaaacacacacacacatagagACAGAGAGACGGAGAGACAGACAGGTAGATATGTGGAAACAGTGACAATGAAAGAATGCAAAAGGAAATGGGGAAGAAGAGATAAAATGCAATGGGTTAATGTAATTCTTTTATTTGTCACAAGCCTATAGAGTATAGGAAAAGTCAAGAAAGATTAGATAAGCAAAATAACCAGGGGGGAGTAAGGATGGAAAGAGAAACAAAATAGAAGGGAAGAAAGTGAGAAAGATAAACATGTAACACTTTTCATtgaaatgaccaaaattttacatCCTATCCAAGGGGCTACTGTACCTCTTCCATGTACACTTATAGTTAGCGATCCATGCACGTAAGTACATCCTTTCATTGCAGCAGCATCTTCCACGGATTGGATCGTCTTTCCATCACATACTAGAGAGAAAGGAGGAAAATTAACTTTAAAGATTAATCTAAAATTATATCTACAAGAAATCAATATACTTATAACCACTGCATATAttatttttgagaaataaaataatgagcaaggtaattttgtaaatttctttatgGTCTAATCTAACTTGCTTTTCCTGATATCATCAAGAGAGCAATAAGAGGAGTAAAATTCACCCggcaaaatgagaaaaatttcatcaatatctggttttaaaaaataatgtaaagttAATTTTGTATTAAAGTTTTGCCAtatcagttatatgcacaccatcatgaatattccaaaggtgggctgatgatgtcacgtccccactttcctttttcttatgttaatatcataattatttgatttgttcatACCTTTGTGTATGATATGTCTtccttgtaataaaataagtaGCAGCAATTAATATCCTATGCAATAAATCAGCtgtcaattcaattttcttcaTCCTTGGTGGacaaaatctaaataaatataatttcatatgattttcATATACTTGCTtgcaaaaagtaaaataaagattttctgTATATTTATTACTTCAAGTGAGccaaatttttaaattttagataaatttttaaattttagaaaattttaaattttagataaatttttaaattgtatataaatttttaaattcttaatatttttaataaaaataaaaaaaaaatgaaaaaataaatttttataaatttttataaatttttaaattttagataaattgagaaggggggggggtgttgagtTTACCTTTAGGGCATGTTCCAGTACAAGGTAGGCAATGTCTACTGTCATTAAAGTCTGGCATATAACCACCTGGACAATCCTGAGTACATTTCTCGTTGAATAACTTCCAACCGGCTGGACACTGCTCTGCTGTGATGCAATGACGATTCTTGAactaacaaaaaagaaaatatacaagcAGATAGAATTGGCTAAAATTAAGTTcacttgaaattaaaaaaaatcaaagaaataagattacaaagaaatgaaatattcattagTACTTACAATTCACTGCCATGTTTACACCTCCCAGACCAGGATATATAAATTCACTTTCGTATTC contains these protein-coding regions:
- the LOC135154160 gene encoding insulin-like peptide receptor, yielding MAMCPASCPRSCNEAGRCCHEQCIGGCRGSTASDCTACRHFLHLGVCVGQCPNGTFQFKNRHCITAEQCPAGWKLFNEKCTQDCPGGYMPDFNDSRHCLPCTGTCPKVCDGKTIQSVEDAAAMKGCTYVHGSLTISVHGRERISWDSSSVDY